A genome region from Macaca nemestrina isolate mMacNem1 chromosome 15, mMacNem.hap1, whole genome shotgun sequence includes the following:
- the LOC139358841 gene encoding cystatin-9-like: MSSKQRRKAVPWALSLLRMGFQLLVTYAQCSEEEMGGNNKITQDPMFLTTVEFALNTFNVQSKEEHAYRLLRVLSSWREDRNWRGKMVFSMNLQLRQTVCWKFEDDIDNCPFQESPELNNVRQGVSFPQVHNCGCCMGCGVGTGAAGKAIPSDKGK, from the exons ATGTCGAGTAAGCAGAGGAGGAAGGCTGTGCCCTGGGCACTGTCACTGCTTCGCATGGGCTTCCAGCTCCTGGTGACCTATGCCCAGTGTTCTGAGGAGGAAATGGgtggtaataataaaataacccaGGATCCTATGTTCCTCACCACAGTGGAGTTTGCCTTGAACACTTTCAATGTGCAGAGCAAGGAGGAGCATGCCTACAGGCTGTTGCGCGTTTTGAGTTCATGGAGGGAGGACAGAAAT TGGCGAGGTAAGATGGTGTTCTCCATGAATCTGCAACTACGCCAAACTGTATGTTGGAAATTTGAAGATGACATTGACAACTGCCCTTTTCAAGAAAGCCCAGAGCTGAACAATGTAAGACAGGGCGTCAGCTTTCCTCAGGTCCACAACTGTGGATGCTGCATGGGGTGTGGTGTCGGCACAGGAGCAGCTGGCAAAGCCATTCCGAGCGACAAAGGCAAGTGA